The following are from one region of the Silene latifolia isolate original U9 population chromosome 9, ASM4854445v1, whole genome shotgun sequence genome:
- the LOC141601857 gene encoding uncharacterized protein LOC141601857 — translation MWHILKKLPEKVGPVICKDTEFLKKINRCVWSEDVEPPEFEERWTTLVESRGLSDNEWLKEKYNIRNMWVPAFFRDLFLGDRGIQKVPSDYLLSRWSKLATCQPIVGPNGQLLADCTSMDVQKNKVGELWSELFTCVALVEQSPGHCDELLGILREFKERVKNAPDESGNTGITKVKDKNAEIGMLLGISIPSEIKVLPPRQCKNKGSEKRLISQRERAGEVNKKALRKCRACGEMANHDSRNCDRRTPDNE, via the exons atgtggcatatactGAAAAAGTTGCCTGAGAAGGTAGGGCCTGTAATATGTAAAGATACTGAGTTTCTGAAGAAGATAAACCGATGTGTTTGGAGCGAAGATGTGGAGCCGCCTGAATTTGAGGAAAGGTGGACAACACTAGTTGAATCTCGTGGGTTGTCGGATAACGAGTGGCTTAAGGAGAAGTACAACATTAGAAATATGTGGGTTCCAGCTTTCTTTCGCGACTTGTTTTTAGGAG ATCGGGGAATTCAGAAAGTTCCAAGTGACTACCTGCTTAGTCGGTGGAGCAAACTAGCAACCTGCCAGCCAATCGTCGGCCCTAATGGCCAGTTGCTTGCTGATTGTACATCAATGGATGTACAGAAAAACAAAGTTGGTGAGTTATGGTCAGAGTTGTTTACTTGTGTGGCACTCGTTGAACAGAGTCCTGGGCATTGCGATGAGTTGCTTGGGATTTTGCGTGAGTTTAAGGAAAGGGTAAAAAATGCCCCTGATGAAAGTGGCAATACTGGTATTACAAAGGTAAAGGACAAGAATGCTGAAATTGGGATGCTTTTAGGAATAAGCATCCCTAGTGAGATTAAGGTTTTGCCTCCAAGGCAGTGCAAAAACAAAGGCTCGGAAAAAAGGCTGATCTCACAAAGAGAACGAGCTGGGGAAGTGAACAAGAAAGCGCTAAGAAAATGCAGGGCTTGTGGGGAGATGGCGAACCACGACAGCAGGAATTGTGACCGAAGGACACCCGACAATGAGTag